A window from Fragaria vesca subsp. vesca linkage group LG5, FraVesHawaii_1.0, whole genome shotgun sequence encodes these proteins:
- the LOC101312543 gene encoding protein LOL1-like, producing MHLKAKNIMPVPLAPYPTPPAPYTPPAAAAANGAQSQLVCSGCRNLLLYPVGATSVCCAVCNAVTAVPPPGTEMAQLVCGGCHTLLMYIRGATSVQCSCCHTVNLALEANQVAHVNCGNCRMLLMYQYGARSVKCAVCNFVTSVGVSTSTPEQKFTN from the exons ATGCACCTCAAAGCTAAGAATATAATGCCAGTTCCACTTGCCCCATATCCAACACCTCCAGCACCTTATACACCTCCTGCTGCTGCTGCTGCAAATG GTGCACAAAGCCAGCTTGTCTGCTCTGGATGTCGGAATCTCTTACTATATCCAGTCGGAGCCACCTCAGTATGCTGTGCTGTTTGTAATGCAGTCACTGCTGTGCCACCTCCTG GCACAGAAATGGCACAGCTGGTCTGTGGAGGCTGCCACACCCTACTCATGTATATACGCGGAGCAACAAGCGTACAATGTTCTTGCTGTCATACTGTCAATCTAGCATTAGAAG CAAATCAGGTGGCACATGTGAATTGTGGGAACTGCAGGATGCTACTAATGTACCAATATGGTGCAAGATCTGTGAAATGTGCTGTTTGCAATTTTGTGACATCAGTTGGG GTCTCGACGAGCACTCCTGAACAGAAATTCACCAACTAA
- the LOC101312833 gene encoding eyes absent homolog 4-like, whose protein sequence is MGENASTGKGFAESSRDEKLDVYIWDMDETLILLKSLLTGTYAEGFNGVKNVQEGVEIGKNWEKQILSLCDDHFFYEQIENHNKPYLDVLSRYDDGRNLSEYDFSKDEFGASYDDDNKRKLAYRHRVIAQRYKQGLQSFLNQETKKDLDELYDMTDNYTDRWLSSAHGFLEECSVGNGGTSIVAADGLNDSSTTKCIHLLVTSGSLIPSLVKCLLFRLDNMIAHENVYSSWEVGKLQCFQWIKARFNDPKVRFCVIGDGWEEGEAAQLMQWPFIKIDMQPGSSHRFPGLTLRTVGFYFAVVYGNSDAEDEKE, encoded by the exons ATGGGTGAGAATGCAAGTACTGGAAAAGGGTTTGCTGAAAGCAGCAGGGATGAGAAACTAGATGTTTATATATGGGACATGGATGAGACTCTCATACTGCTCAAGTCTTTGTTGACTGGAACTTACGCGGAGGGTTTCAATGGGGTGAAGAATGTGCAAGAGGGTGTAGAAATCGGAAAGAATTGGGAGAAGCAAATTCTATCTCTGTGTGATGATCATTTCTTTTATGAACAA ATTGAGAACCATAATAAACCCTATCTTGATGTCTTGAGCCGATATGATGATGGACGCAATCTTTCTGAATATGATTTCAGCAAAGATGAATTTGGTGCTTCTTATGATGATGACAACAAAAGAAAACTGGCATATAGGCACAGAGTCATAGCCCAGAGATATAAACAG GGTCTGCAGAGTTTTCTTAATCAAGAGACGAAAAAAGACTTGGATGAATTGTATGATATGACTGATAATTATACAGATAGATGGCTCAGCTCAG CACATGGCTTCTTAGAAGAGTGTTCTGTTGGTAATGGAGGCACATCCATTGTGGCTGCTGATGGGTTAAATGACTCTTCTACTACAAAGTGTATTCATCTTTTAGTGACATCAGGATCATTGATCCCCAGCCTTGTCAAATGCTTGCTCTTTCGACTCGACAATATGATAGCTCATGAAAATG TCTATAGTTCGTGGGAAGTAGGGAAACTACAATGTTTTCAGTGGATCAAGGCGCGTTTCAATGACCCAAAGGTCCGCTTCTGCGTAATTGGGGATGGATGGGAGGAGGGGGAAGCTGCACAATTGATGCAATGGCCATTTATTAAAATTGACATGCAACCAGGCAGCTCTCACAGGTTTCCAGGCCTCACATTGAGGACGGTAGGATTTTACTTTGCTGTTGTATATGGGAATTCTGATGCTGAAGATGAAAAGGAGTAA
- the LOC101307506 gene encoding ferredoxin-1-like, with amino-acid sequence MDHAIPCNPCIPLYRKPTLHRHVTLPSSTSHHSNTTKWRRYTTTSELQMPVEINDRRSSDSASVPTHKVTVHDRQRGVVHEFFVPEDQYILHTAEAQDISLPFACRHGCCTSCAVRVKSGKLNQPQALGISAELKSQGYALLCVGFPSSDLEVETQDEDEVYWLQFGRYFARGPIERDDYALELALGDE; translated from the exons ATGGACCACGCCATTCCCTGCAACCCCTGCATTCCTCTCTACCGGAAACCCACGCTCCATCGCCACGTCACCTTGCCGAGCAGCACCTCACACCACTCCAATACAACGAAATGGCGCCGTTATACGACGACGTCGGAGCTCCAAATGCCGGTGGAAATAAACGACCGGAGGAGTAGCGACTCAGCTTCAGTTCCGACGCACAAGGTGACCGTCCACGACCGACAACGCGGCGTCGTCCACGAGTTCTTCGTCCCTGAG GATCAGTACATATTGCACACTGCTGAGGCGCAGGACATCAGTCTTCCATTCGCGTGCCGGCACG GTTGTTGTACTAGTTGTGCTGTACGTGTGAAGTCTGGAAAACTTAACCAGCCTCAGGCACTAGGGATCTCTGCCGAATTGAAATCACAG GGCTATGCACTTCTTTGTGTGGGATTTCCATCATCAGATCTTGAAGTGGAAACACAAGATGAGGATGAG GTATACTGGCTTCAATTCGGGAGATATTTTGCACGGGGTCCTATT GAAAGAGATGATTATGCATTGGAGTTGGCACTGGGTGACGAATAA
- the LOC101313121 gene encoding leucine-rich repeat protein SHOC-2-like produces MSNLGLPCFTQQLNKEEGFNSPQTHNSSSLEVSKTWPSNFSCKSLCKTSIEAMGVKPKENPPSPTLIETVEEIMKIYKSLPPRPSIEEVEAAMSVLKTVETEQEQKLEEISKQVIPQDVPEELFSVLQQVRRTMVLFQSHEQRKEASDVVEVDKMFQTFDGLIQRTSGLVSGDTQKENHVAFGYPVGEIVREPVISDESFVMNKKKEDEELKRDGFKGLIKSSSTVSAGESEKLSLMKVAAIIENTAKTGEVVLDLRGKLVDQVEWLPISIGKLSDVTELDLSENRIMAIPPTIGGLKALTKLDIHSNQLINLPDSFGELSNLTDLDLHANRLKSLPASFGNLINLMNLDLSSNSFTHLPEVIGKLISLKTLNAETNDLEELPFTIGSCTSLAELHLNFNQLRALPEAIGKLENLEILTVHYNRIKGLPTTMGNLSCLKELDVSFNELETIPENLCFAVSLQKLNVANNFADLTALPRSIGNLEMLEELDISDDQIRNLPLSFRFLSKLKVFRADQTPLEVPPRHVIQLGPQAVVKYMEEYVAKRDAAFQPLKKKKKGFWFWICSKLCSSKN; encoded by the exons ATGAGCAATTTGGGTTTGCCTTGTTTTACACAACAACTAAACAAAGAAGAGGGATTTAACAGCCCACAGACTCACAATTCATCATCTTTAGAAGTTTCAAAAACTTGGCCATCAAACTTTTCCTGCAAGTCACTGTGCAAAACCTCCATAGAAGCCATGGGTGTAAAACCCAAGGAAAACCCACCATCCCCAACCTTGATAGAAACAGTGGAAGAAATCATGAAAATCTACAAGTCACTGCCACCAAGGCCCTCCATTGAAGAGGTTGAAGCAGCCATGTCTGTGCTCAAAACAGTTGAAACTGAACAAGAACAGAAACTTGAGGAGATATCAAAGCAGGTGATTCCCCAAGATGTCCCTGAAGAACTCTTCTCTGTTTTGCAGCAAGTGAGAAGGACCATGGTCCTGTTTCAGAGTCATGAACAGAGGAAAGAGGCTTCTGATGTGGTTGAAGTTGACAAGATGTTTCAGACTTTTGATGGCCTTATTCAGAGGACTTCTGGGCTGGTTTCTGGTGACACCCAGAAGGAGAATCATGTTGCTTTCGGGTACCCAGTTGGGGAAATTGTGAGAGAGCCTGTGATTAGTGATGAGAGTTTTGTGATGAACAAGAAGAAGGAAGATGAAGAGTTGAAGAGAGATGGTTTCAAGGGTTTAATCAAGAGTTCTTCTACAGTTTCTGCAG GAGAGTCTGAGAAATTAAGTCTAATGAAGGTGGCAGCTATAATAGAAAACACTGCTAAAACTGGAGAAGTAGTTCTTGATCTTAGAGGAAAATTAGTGGATCAAGTGGAGTGGCTTCCAATATCAATAGGGAAATTATCAGATGTCACTGAATTGGATTTGTCCGAAAACCGAATCATGGCTATTCCTCCTACCATCGGTGGCCTTAAAGCCTTAACAAAGCTTGACATCCACTCTAACCAACTCATAAACCTTCCGGACTCATTTGGTGAGTTGAGTAATCTCACTGATCTTGATCTCCATGCAAACAGATTGAAATCACTTCCTGCTTCATTTGGAAACTTGATCAACCTTATGAATCTTGATTTGAGTTCAAATAGCTTCACCCATTTGCCGGAGGTTATTGGGAAGCTGATCAGCTTGAAGACATTGAATGCTGAGACAAATGATCTCGAGGAACTGCCTTTCACAATCGGATCCTGCACATCTCTTGCTGAGCTGCATTTGAATTTCAATCAGCTAAGAGCTCTTCCTGAGGCAATTGGAAAGCTTGAAAACTTGGAGATCCTCACAGTTCACTACAACAGAATCAAAGGGTTGCCAACAACAATGGGGAATCTTAGTTGTTTGAAGGAGCTTGATGTTAGCTTCAATGAACTTGAAACAATACCTGAGAACTTGTGTTTTGCAGTAAGCCTCCAAAAACTGAATGTGGCAAACAACTTTGCTGACTTGACAGCTTTGCCGCGGTCAATTGGAAATCTTGAGATGCTTGAAGAGTTGGATATCAGTGATGATCAGATTAGGAACTTACCATTATCTTTCAGGTTCTTGTCAAAACTGAAAGTTTTTCGTGCCGATCAAACACCTTTGGAAGTTCCCCCAAGACATGTGATACAGTTGGGTCCTCAG GCAGTTGTAAAGTACATGGAAGAATATGTTGCCAAGAGGGATGCTGCATTTCAACCATTGAAGAAGAAGAAGAAGGGTTTTTGGTTCTGGATTTGTTCAAAACTCTGCTCCAGCAAGAACTAG
- the LOC101307801 gene encoding putative pentatricopeptide repeat-containing protein At1g64310-like, with protein sequence MVRHYAVNGDLHSARKVFDESPSRSVYLWNSIIRAHAQAHRFDHAFSLFNRMLRSETKPDNFTYACLIRACSDSLDLDGLRLVHCGVAVSGLGLDSICSSALVTAYSKLGLVDEASRVFHLTPQPDLVMWNSMISSCGNFGFWDKGLELFSMMRCRKVGPDGYTFVGLLSGLKDSSLISVGQGIHGLCLKSNLDCNDHVCSVLVSMYSRCKCMESAHKVFSGLFEPDLVTWSSLITGYSQSGDYEKALLFFKCLNMEGKKADPILIASVLAAASQIANVGPGSEIHAYVVRRGTVSDVMVSSALIAMYSKCGFMRMGIRVFEAMPEKNIVSYNSLILGFGLHGLASEAFRMFNEILRNGLVPDESTFSALLSACCHSGLVKDGREIFRKMREEFGIEARAEHYVHLVKLLGMEGRLEEAYNLILCLPEPVDSGIWGSLLSCCDACGDSELAEIIAQKLFESSSEKTAYRVMLSNIYAGDRRWDESKRVRDYITEGQLRKTTGFSWIKGS encoded by the coding sequence ATGGTCAGACACTATGCAGTCAATGGTGACCTTCATTCTGCACGTAAAGTGTTCGATGAAAGTCCCAGCCGAAGTGTTTATCTCTGGAACTCCATAATTCGAGCCCACGCTCAAGCTCACAGATTTGACCATGCATTTTCTCTGTTTAATAGGATGCTTAGAAGTGAAACCAAGCCTGATAACTTCACTTATGCTTGTCTTATACGTGCCTGCTCTGACAGTCTTGACTTAGATGGACTGAGACTCGTCCATTGTGGAGTTGCAGTTTCTGGGTTGGGATTGGATTCCATTTGTAGTAGTGCACTTGTTACTGCTTATTCAAAACTGGGTCTTGTTGATGAAGCAAGTAGGGTGTTTCATTTGACGCCGCAGCCGGACTTGGTAATGTGGAATTCTATGATTTCGAGTTGTGGAAATTTCGGGTTTTGGGATAAAGGGCTAGAACTATTTAGTATGATGAGATGCAGGAAGGTAGGGCCTGATGGATATACATTTGTTGGGTTGCTTTCGGGTTTGAAAGATTCGAGCTTGATAAGTGTTGGCCAAGGAATACATGGTCTTTGTTTGAAAAGTAACTTGGATTGTAATGATCATGTATGTAGTGTACTTGTGAGCATGTATTCAAGATGTAAATGTATGGAGTCTGCACATAAAGTTTTTAGTGGTTTGTTTGAGCCAGATTTAGTTACTTGGTCTTCTTTGATAACTGGGTATTCTCAGTCTGGAGATTATGAAAAGGCATTGTTGTTCTTCAAGTGTTTGAACATGGAAGGCAAGAAGGCAGATCCTATTTTGATTGCCAGTGTGTTGGCTGCTGCTTCTCAGATAGCAAATGTAGGGCCGGGTAGTGAGATACATGCTTATGTTGTTCGACGAGGAACTGTATCAGATGTGATGGTTTCTTCTGCTCTCATAGCCATGTATTCAAAGTGTGGTTTCATGAGAATGGGGATTCGTGTTTTTGAGGCAATGCCAGAGAAGAATATTGTTTCATACAATTCATTAATATTGGGTTTTGGTTTGCATGGACTTGCGTCTGAGGCGTTTAGAATGTTCAATGAGATACTGAGAAACGGATTAGTACCTGATGAATCTACTTTTTCTGCTCTTCTTTCTGCATGCTGCCATTCTGGGCTTGTCAAAGATGGCCGAGAAATTTTTAGAAAAATGAGAGAAGAGTTTGGCATTGAAGCTAGAGCAGAGCATTATGTTCATCTGGTGAAGCTTCTTGGGATGGAGGGCAGGTTGGAAGAGGCTTACAATCTGATCTTGTGCTTGCCAGAACCTGTGGACAGTGGCATTTGGGGATCCCTTTTATCATGCTGTGATGCCTGTGGGGATTCCGAGCTGGCAGAAATTATAGCTCAGAAGCTCTTTGAAAGTAGTTCCGAGAAAACTGCTTACAGAGTCATGCTTTCGAATATATATGCTGGTGATCGAAGGTGGGATGAATCAAAGAGAGTAAGGGATTACATAACAGAAGGCCAATTGAGGAAAACAACTGGGTTTAGCTGGATTAAAGGTAGTTAG